The Bacteroidota bacterium region TCGTAGGCGCCGTCACGTTCGGCAAGCTCCATGGATGCTTCCATGGCTCCGAAATAAATCGTTTCAAAAATTTCGCGGTTCAAGACCCGCGCTTCTTCGCTGTCAAAAGGCATGCGCATCAGGATGAAAGCATCCGCCAAGCCTTGAACACCGATACCGATTGGCCTGTGGCGCATGTTGCTTTTCTTGGCCTCAGGAACCGGATAGAAGTTGACATCGATCACCTTGTTCAGGTTGCGTGTGATCACCTTGGTGATCTCATACAGGCGCTGATGGTCAAATTTGCCGCCGCTGACGAACTGATTGAGTGCGATCGAGGCGAGGTTACAAACGGCAACTTCATCGGGGGCAGTGTATTCCACCACTTCCGTGCAAAGATTGCTGCTACGAATCGTGCCCAGATTTTGCTGATTGCTCTTTCCGTTGCAGGCATCCTTGTACAACATATAAGGAGTGCCGGTTTCGATTTGGCTCTCCATGATTTTGAACCAAAGTTCTTGAGCCTTCACGACGCGGCGTGCGCGGCCTTCAGCTTCGTAGCGATGGTACAACTTCTCAAAATCAGCACCCCAGCAATCATAAAGACCCGGCGCTTCATTGGGGCAGAATAGCGACCAATCTCCACCGTCTTTCACGCGCTGCATGAAAAGGTCAGGAATCCAGAGGGCAAAGAAAAGGTCACGGGCGCGGTTTTCTTCCTTGCCGTGGTTTTTCTTCAGGTCGAGGAAGTCAAACACGTCAGCATGCCAAGGCTCCAGGTACATGGCGAATGCGCCTTTGCGCTTGCCACCGCCTTGGTCCACATAACGGGCAGTATCGTTGAACACGCGCAGCATCGGTACGATACCATTGCTTGTTCCATTGGTGCCTTTGATATAGGAACCCGTCGCACGAATGTTGTGAAGGCTCAGGCCGATTCCGCCAGCGCTTTGGGAAATCTCGGCGCATTGCTTCAACGTTCCGAAGATGCCTGCGATGCTGTCATCTTGCATGGTCAGCAAGAAGCAGCTCGAAAGCTGTGGCTTTGGAGTTCCTGCATTGAAAAGTGTTGGTGTGGCATGCACAAACCATTTTTCACTCATCAAGTTGTAGGTCTCGATGGCAGCTTCCAGATCGCGGCCATGGATACCGACCGAAACACGCATGAGCATGTGTTGCGGCCGCTCGACCACTTCGCCTTCCATTTTCAGGAGATAGCTGCGCTCGAGTGTCTTGAACCCGAAATAGTCAAAATTGTAGTCGCGGTCATAGATGATGGTGCTGTCGAGCAAGTCGGCATTTTCCATCACGATGTTGTAGGTTTCCTCGCCGATCAAGCCCGCAGCTTCACCGGTTTTGGGATCCACATAGTTGTAAAGCTTCTCGATGGTCTCCGAAAAGGATTTTCCAGTCTCTTTGTGGAGGTTGGAAATCGCGATGCGGGCAGCCAAAATGGCGTAGTCCGGATGCTTGGTGGTCATGGAAGCCGCTGTTTCGGCGGCGAGGTTGTCGATCTCGGTGGTTTCGACATTGTCATAGACGCCGTCAATGACCTTTTTGGTCACTTCGACCGGATCTACATAATTGGCATCCAAGCCATAAACCAGCTTTTTGATGCGGGCAGTGATCTTGTCAAACTTCACTGCCTCCCTTTTTCCGTTTCTTTTCGTTACAAACATGGTGGTCGAGGATTAATACGAGGGACTAAAACAAATATGGGGGTGAT contains the following coding sequences:
- a CDS encoding ribonucleoside-diphosphate reductase subunit alpha, with the protein product MFVTKRNGKREAVKFDKITARIKKLVYGLDANYVDPVEVTKKVIDGVYDNVETTEIDNLAAETAASMTTKHPDYAILAARIAISNLHKETGKSFSETIEKLYNYVDPKTGEAAGLIGEETYNIVMENADLLDSTIIYDRDYNFDYFGFKTLERSYLLKMEGEVVERPQHMLMRVSVGIHGRDLEAAIETYNLMSEKWFVHATPTLFNAGTPKPQLSSCFLLTMQDDSIAGIFGTLKQCAEISQSAGGIGLSLHNIRATGSYIKGTNGTSNGIVPMLRVFNDTARYVDQGGGKRKGAFAMYLEPWHADVFDFLDLKKNHGKEENRARDLFFALWIPDLFMQRVKDGGDWSLFCPNEAPGLYDCWGADFEKLYHRYEAEGRARRVVKAQELWFKIMESQIETGTPYMLYKDACNGKSNQQNLGTIRSSNLCTEVVEYTAPDEVAVCNLASIALNQFVSGGKFDHQRLYEITKVITRNLNKVIDVNFYPVPEAKKSNMRHRPIGIGVQGLADAFILMRMPFDSEEARVLNREIFETIYFGAMEASMELAERDGAYETYEGSPASKGILQFDMWGVEPSLRWDWYTLKAKMQKFGIRNSLLVAPMPTASTSQILGNNECFEPYTSNIYSRRVLSGEFIVVNKHLLKDLIALGLWNDNMKNRLLAANGSIQGFEEIPAHIRELYKTAWEIKQKSIVDMAADRGAFICQSQSMNVFMQDANFGKLTSMHFYAWEKGLKTGMYYLRTKSAADAIKFTVDAEMMRDKKEKDRDTAFAEISCSLENPDECMVCSA